In Balearica regulorum gibbericeps isolate bBalReg1 chromosome 27, bBalReg1.pri, whole genome shotgun sequence, the genomic stretch TGGGCACAGCACGGCCCGCCCCGGGGGTGCACGGGGGTGCTACGGCCCCGAACAGGGACACATGGGGACAGCGTGGCACCTACAGGCGCGTTGTGTcagtgtgtgtccccccccgggcCATATGTGCACGGCTccatatgggggggggggtccatACGGGGCTGCCGTGGCTCCCTATGGCACCGCAGAGGGATGCGCAGGGGTGGTACGGCCCCGACAGGGACACCTGGCACAGGACCCCGTATAGGGCCAGCGTGGGGCTGGCGTCACCCACCCGGGGACCACCAGCGCCTGCGGGTGCCGTGGGTGGGTGCCCACCCCCTGGCTGACGGGGCGGGTGCCCCCCAGGACTCCTACATGCTGCAGTACTTCGCCGCCCTGAACCAGTACCTGGCGGTGGGGGTGCCCACCTACTTCGTCACCACCGGCGGCTACAACTTCTCCTCCTCGGCCGGCACCAACGGCATCTGCTCCAGCGCCGGCTGCGCCAACAACTCCCTCACCCAAACCATCCAGTACGCCACGCGCTTCCCCAACGTGTGagtgcggggcgggggggacgcggggcgggcgggcggcgtCCTGCggggctcctgccagccctgcctctgcccaggtCCTACCTCGCCATCCCCGCCACCTCCTGGGTGGACGATTTCCTGGACTGGCTCAACCCCACCGGCCGCTGCTGCCGCATCCACCGGTTTGGCAACCTCAGCGGGGAGTTCTGTCCTTCCACCAGCAGTGAGTGGGCACCGAGGCGCTGGGGGGGAGACGCCGTGGCGGCCACTGGGGCACGTGGGGGTCTACACCGCAGTGGCCGTTGGGTGTACGCTGGGTGCCCACCATGGTGGCCACAAGGGGCACATGGGGGTCTACGCTGTGGTGGCCACTGAGCGTGCGCTGGGTGTCCATCATGGTGCCCGTTGGGTGTACGCTGGGTGCCCGCCACGGTGGCCGTTGGGTGCACGTAAGGTCCCCGCTGTGGGTGTACGTTGGGTGCCCACCGGGTGGACGCTGTGCTGCCCAGTGGGTGCTCGCTGGGCTCCCGTTAGGTGCGGGCACGTGCGTACGTTGGGTGCCTGTACTGGTGCCCGTTGGACACCCACCATGGGTCCCACTGGGACACCACTGGGATCCCACTGGGGGTCCATTGGGTGCCTGTTGCAGTGCCCCTTGGGGGTCTGCTGGGTGCCAGCTGTGGTTCCCGGCGGGTGTCCCCGGGGTGCTGAGCGCGGCTGTGCCCGCAGGTGACCCCAGCTGCCTCGGGGGGCAATGCCTGAACACCACGCGGCGCCCGACGGTGGAGGAGTTTGAGCGGTTCCTGCCCTGGTTCCTCCACGACCGCCCCACCCTGCAGTGCGCCAAGGGGTAGGTgcagcccggggcgggggggagcacCCACGTGGGGCACCAATACACGCTCCGGGTGCCCCCCTCACCCCTCGCTCCCTCCCCGCAGCGGTCTGGGCGCCTACGACACGGCGGTGAGCATGGACGCCGACGGCACCGTCCTGGGTAAGCGCAGGGTGGGTGGTGCGGGGCGAGGGGGCACCCGAGGGTGCCCGGCTGACCCTCCTCGCCccccttccaccccccccccctccgtcAGCCTCCCGCTTCATGGCGTACCAGCGCCCGCTGCGCACCTCCCAGGAGTACACGGCGGCGCTGCGGGCCGCCCGCGCCCTGGCCGAGGAGATCACCACCAACCTACGGCAGGTGCCCGGCACCGACCCCGACTTCAAGGTCTTCCCCTACACGTAAGCACCTGCCGTGGGTCGGGGTGCTCCGCTGGGGTCGGCGCGGGTGCTCGGTGCCCGTATCGGTGTGCCAGCGCAGCGGTGACGCTCCCCGGCAGGGTGACCTACGTCTACTACGAGCAGTACCTGACGGTGGTGGCCGAGGGCGTCGTCACGCTGGCGCTCTGCCTGGTGCCCACCTTCGGCgtctccttcctgctgctgggcatGGACCTGCGCTCCAGCGCCGCCACCCTCCTCACCATCACCATGATCCTGTTGGACACCGTGGGCGCAATGGCCCTCTGGGACGTCCCCTACAACGCCGTGGCCCTCATCAACCTCGTCGCGGTGCGGGGCACGCGGGGTGGCACGGGGAGCTGGGGCACACGGGTGGCACGGTGACGTGGGACACACAGGTGGCATatggggtggctgtgggggtACGGGAGGCAGCAGGACCTGGGACGCGCAGGGTGACACAGGGACAGAGCAGCCCAGGACGTGCAGGGTGGCACCAAGGACTGGGAGGTCGGATGGCACGGGGACACGAGGGGTGGCACGGGGGCTCGCAAGGGGGCACGGGGAGCCGGGACACGCGAGGCGACACAGGGACACAGGGCCGGCAGGGTGGGCGCCCaccgccctgcccggccccgggcaCCCCGCCgtgccagccccagggagcaCCCGTGGGTGCCCCTGGGTGACAGCCCGTCCCCGCAGGCCGTGGGCATCTCGGTGGAGTTCGTGTCCCACCTCACCTGCGCCTTCGcccacagcacccagcccagccGGGTGGAACGAGCCACAGAGGCCACCGTCAACATGGGCAGCAAGGtgggcacggggcggggggcgaCGGCCGCGGGGGCCCCTGGCCTCCCTGGGGACGGGAGGGACAGGGTGACCCGGCTGTCGCTGACCCCGTCCTGGGCGCAGGTGGTGGCCGGGGTGGCCATGACCAACCTGCCCGGCATTGTGGTGCTGGCCTTCGCCAAGGCCCAGCTCATCCAGATCTTCTTCTTCCGCCTCAACCTCATCATCACCCTGGTGGGGCTGGCCCACGGCCTCGTCTTCCTCCCCGTCCTCCTCAGCTACATGGGTACgacccccccgtcccctccccgcgGCAATGCCCTGTCCCCGATGTCCCCCTGCCCGGGAGGCAGCCTGGCACCGTCCCCTCTTGTCCCCACAGGACCCAGCCCGCGGGTGCCGGCGGGGGACGCGGCGGGGGACACGACGGGGGACGCGGTGGCCGGCGCGGAGCAGGGTGCGGGGCTGGCCCTCAGCAACCCCTGCTTTGAGGACAAGGACAAGGCCACGGTCCCcgggcagggctgagccccgcTGCCCCTCGCCGCCCCCTCCCACCGCTGCTTTTTCTACTGCTGTCGTATTTAAACTGGTTTTCTCAGATTCCAGACTGGGTTTAACTGGGACAGGCTGAGGTGGGGGGGACAGGGGCATTGTAGAGAGAAACCGCACCTCGGCTCTGATGCGTCACAGGGGGACGGGACGCGTGGGGCGCTCGGGCaccacagggatggggatgtgTGCGGTGCGAGGGGACGGAGCCCCACGGGACACGGGGCCATCGCGGCgctgggtgcccccccaaaaaccctCTGAGACCCGCAGGCGGGGCAGGGTGGGCGCAGAGCCCAGCTTTATTCCCCCCCCGGCACTAGAGGTACTTGTAGACCACCTTGGCGGGCACCGTCTGCAGCTCCAGGCGCACAGGACACTTGTAGAAGTGGGTGAGGAGGGTCTCGGCGTAGCCCACCAGGAAGTAGAGCTTGGCGGGCGGCAGGCCCCGCACCAGCACGGCGCAGACCACCAGCAGGTTGGCGCGGCGCTTCAGCACGGCCTCGTCGGCCAGGATGCCGGGGAAGGTGCCGTAGAGGAAGCGGCGCAGGAAGGCGTCCTCCACCGCCCGCTCCGCCGCGCCCGGCTCCCCGGCCAGGTTCCCTGCGGGAACAGACACGGTCGGCGTCGGCATCGTCGCGCCCGTCACGGGTGACGTCGGCCCCGCCATGACCGTGTGCCCCAGGCGTCCCCACCGCCCCATTCCCGCGACACCCACGGGTGCCCCACACGTCCCCACGTCAcggtgtgtgtccccccgccccggtgaCCCACCGGTGTGCTGGGAGAGCCAGCCCTTGCGGTGGGCGATGTAGTGGGGGGCGTGCGCCTTCTCGTAGGTCACCGGCTTGTCCCCTTTGCCCACGCGCACCCGCGCCGCCCGTGTCTGTGGGGACAGAGGTGTCAGAGGGGGGGACGCCCCACGGgagtggtggggagggggcaccccCCGGGCTTACCTTGAGGCAGGCGGGGGTGGTGTGGAGGTGCCGGGGGGCCGTGGGGCCGGGGCGGATGTGGGGCACCGCCTGGTGAGGTGACGGGTGAGGGACAGCgggcaccctgcagcagcaccctggggcgggggctggccctgcctggtccccccgtgtccccctgGGCCGGTGTCCCCAGGGTACCCCATGCCTGGAGCCCCCCCCGTGACCCCCTGCCCGCTGTCACCAGCGCGGAGCCCCCATCGCTGCAGCCCCTCACCCGTGGGGTCCCTGTGGCCTCCTGCGACCAGTGTCCCCCACACCCCATGTCCCTGGTGTCCCCCTGAACTGTGTCCCCCATAGCTTGTGTCCCCCACACCCCGTGTCCCCCCTCACCCGGtgtccccagcatcccccctaCCTGCCCCCCCATTCCCAgtgccccccgtgcccccctACGCCCCGTGTCCCCGCTgtcccccagagctgctgtcccCCATGCCCGCCATCCCCGCACCTTGTGCCCCCACACCTGCCGTCCCACACCCGGTGCCCCCACACCCGGTGCCCCCACACCCGGTACCCCCACACCCGCTGTCCCACACCCGGTACCCCCACACCCGGTGCCCCCACACCCGCTGTCCCACACCCGGTGCCCCCACACCCGCTGTCCCACACCCGGTACCCCCACACCCGGTACCCCCACACCCGCTGTCCCACACCCGGTGCCCCCACACCCGCTGTCCCACACCCGGTGCCCCCACACCCGGTGCCCCCACACCCGGTACCCCCACACCCGCTGTCCCACACCCGGTACCCCCACACCCGGTGCCCCCACACCCGGTACCCCCACACCCGCTGTCCCACACCCGGTGCCCCCACACCCGGTACCCCCACACCCGGTGCCCCCACACCCGctgtcccgtcccgtcccgtcccgtcccgtccctcACCCGCAGGGCACGCGCAGCCGCGGCCGCCGCCATCTTGACACGGGACGGAGCGGCGGGCGGGCGCaggcgccccctggcggccgGAGGCTGcgggggggaatggggggacGGGGGGTTATTGGGGGACTGGGAGCAgtggggggactggggggaaTGGGGGGCGCTGGGGGTTATTTGGTGTAGTGGGAGCACTGGGTGATACTGGGGGTAACGGGGggtgctgggagcactggggatATGGGGGGTAATGGGGCTTAGCAGGGAAACCGAGGGCATGGGGGTGACGGGGATACTGGGGGTTACTGGGATCACAGGGCACTGGGGGGTACTGGGCGTTTTGAgggtactgggagcactgggggatACGGGGGGGTCATGAGGGGTAATGGGGGTTATTGGGGTGCTGGGAGTAATGGGGGTTACTGGGGGGTATTGGGAGCACTAGGAATACTGGGGGCAATGGGGGGTAACGGGTTATTGGGGGTATTGGGAGCACTGGGTGATACTGGGGGCAATGGGTGGTAATGGGAGCACTGGGTGATACTGGGGGTAATAGGGGTTAGTGGGGAAACCGAGGGCACGGGTGTAATGGGGATACTgggggttactgggagcactgggggtACTGGTGGTACCGGGTGTGGTGGTGCAGCCCCCCTTGTCTGACCACGCTGGGATCCGAGGGAGCCCATTGTGCCCTTATGTTGGATCCAAGCACCGGCATATGGGTGCCGGCCACCCCTGGGCCACCCCGGGCACCCCTGGGCCACCCTGGGCCACCCCTGGGCCACCCCAGGCACTTCTGGGCACCTCTGAGCCACCCCTGGGCCACCCTGGGCACCTCGGGGCCGCCCTGGGCCACCCCCCAGCCACCTGCTGCCGGCTTGTCCACCAGAACTGGGACCCTGCGCGCGGCCGGTGTCTCTGGGTCCCACCGGCGGCCGCCCCAAAGAAGAGCCCGGAGCCCCGGAGCTGCCACCCAGCGTGTCCCCCCCGCACTGGGACCCTGCTCGGTGCCCACGTCCTGCGAGTCACCGATCGTCCGTCCGTGACTCCCGCGGACTCGCGGGCCCGATTTCACCACGGGCACCGCCTGGCGATGAACGCCGGCACGTGAAACGAGTAATTTGGGGAAGTCACCAAAAGGGCGGTTTCAACCCTAACGCCCGTCCGTGCCCCTTCACCCAGGGTCGTTCGTCCGTCCGTGCAATCCGATTCACCCCCCCATCGCGTGGGCCGCCCTGCTGCGAGGTTTTGGCGACCTTCGCCCCCCTCGAATCTTTAAGTCGCTTTTTTGGCGGTACCGGATCCCGTTGCGTGGCTCGGGCAGCCCGGCCGGCGGTTCCGTGCCGTTGGCAGGTACAGAGCCCCTCTCAGAAACGGGAACAAAGCCTCGAGTGCTGCTCGGCTTAAAGACCTGCAACGGAATTTCACTCTACACTGGGGAAACAGGGTACTGGGGGGATACTGGGGGATACTGGGATGGCACTGGGATGGCACTGGGATGGCGTGGGATGGCATGGGATGGCAGTGGGGCGGGctgccccccagcagcacaccGTGCCCTCTGCACGTGGG encodes the following:
- the LOC142598279 gene encoding small ribosomal subunit protein uS3m-like; the protein is MAAAAAARALRAVPHIRPGPTAPRHLHTTPACLKTRAARVRVGKGDKPVTYEKAHAPHYIAHRKGWLSQHTGNLAGEPGAAERAVEDAFLRRFLYGTFPGILADEAVLKRRANLLVVCAVLVRGLPPAKLYFLVGYAETLLTHFYKCPVRLELQTVPAKVVYKYL